The Paenibacillus sp. FSL H7-0357 nucleotide sequence AACTTCACCCTGGAGCAGTCCGTTAAGGAGCAGCTGGCGCAGATGGCAAGTGAAGTGATGATAGAAGTGTCGCTGGACTGGAGTCTGGATGACGAAGCACTCACTTCCGCTGAAAAGGCGGAGCTGCTGTCCTGCATCCGTGAGGCTATCATTAATGTGCGCAAGCATACACGGGCGGGCAAAGTAGCCATATCCGGGCAAGGCGGCCGGGAGCGTTGGAGAGTAGCTGTCACGGATGACGGTGCGGGTATCCTGCATGAGGACCCTTTTGCAGTGAGCGGAAGTTATGGCCTGCAGATTATGAGAGAACGGGCAGAGCGGATGGGCTGGAGATTATCGCTGGGATCGGATGCCGCCGGGACCCTAGTTGAAATAACGAAAGGGGGAGACGCCGAATGAACCGTTGCCGGGTACTGGTTGTGGACGATCATGCTCATGCGCGTGAGGCGATGTGCGAGATTCTGGCGATGGATGAGCGTTTTGAGGTCATTGGAGCAGTGGCGAGCGGAGCCGAGGCCATGGTCTGGACCGCACAGTGGATGCCGGATCTGATCCTGATTGACATTGAGATGCCGGGGATGGACGGACTGGAGACGACGCGGCGGATCAAGCTGGAATACCCTTATGTCAAAATCGTTATCGTGACCGTGTCGGATGAAATCTCCTATCTGTTCGAGGCGCTGAAGCAGGGGGCACAGGGATATCTGCTGAAGAACCTGGCTCCATCGACCTGGATCGAATATTTGCTGGCAATTGTCAGTGAGGAGGTTCCGCTGAGCCGGGAGCTGGCTATTCAGATTCTGAAGGAGTTTGCCGTTACTTCGGTGAAGGAAGAGCGGGAAGCATTAACGGCGCGGGAGAAGGAAATACTGGGCTGTGTCTCCTCCGGTTCCACCAACAGGGAGATTGCGGCTGAACTCGGGATTTCCGAGCATACGGTCAAAAATCATCTGAAAAACATCCTGCAAAAGCTGCAGCTCCAGAACCGTACGCAGCTGACGCGGTATGCCCTGGAGCAGGGACTGGCCTCGCGGGAGCGGGATTTTCCGAGGAAACCACAGAGATAACGGTTATTAAGAGGGAACCTGACAGATACCATAGAAACTGAGAAGAGGGGAAATATACACACATGAATAAAATGCTTCGTAAACTGATGACTTTAGCCGCACCTTCCGTGGCAGCACTGATGCTGTTCGCGGCTGTGGCCAGCGCACATGTGACCGTTGCTCCGGCAGAATCCAGTACCGGTGCATGGGAGACCTATACACTGAAAGTGCCGTCGGAGAAGGATATCGCTACCGTTCAGGTGGATCTGCGCATCCCGGAGGGGGCGGAGTTCAAGCAATATGAGGCAACGCCCGGATGGAATGTAACCATCGATGGGAATAAAGTCAGCTGGACCGCAACCGGTGAAGGCATTCAAGCCGGACAATTTCAGCGCTTCTACTTCACGGCCAAGAACCCGGATGCCGCAGGCGATATTGCCTGGAATGCTTACCAGCATTATGCTGACGGCAGTCTGGTGCAGTGGTCCGGTGAAGAAGGCTCGGAAACGCCGCATTCCGTTACTTCGATTGTGCAGTCTTCCGGCAACGGGGACAGTCACTCCCACGGATCGGCGGACATGGATGACTCCATGAGCATGGATGAGCACAAAGCCATTGTGGAGGACCTCGATAAATCCTCAGGTACCTCACCGCTGCTCTATATTGCTCTGGGGATATCATTGCTGTCCTTTTTGTTAGCTGCCATCAGTTTGTTAAGAGGGCGTAAGGAATAAGGAAAGACAGACATTTACGGGATGCAGGTGGAACGTAGCTTCTGTCAAAATTCCAAAGGAATATGCTTTTGCAAAGAAGCTCCGCGTATTGACACTTTCTGTCTAAGGCGCGGAGCTTTTTGGTATGTATGGCCAAGCCGGTGGAAATCCTATAATTTGGTACGAGTCATCATCCGTCTGAAATAACAGAGAGTACATGCCTTCCAAAGAACGTTTCGCATCACTCTGTGCCCTTGCAGCTGAATATTCAGGATAAGATCTGAAGTGTACGGCATACGGCAGCTAACATATTCTAAAAACAAAAGAGCCTCAGACGATCACCCGTCTGAGGCTCCACTTGCCGGAAGTTGCCTTCCACCAGTATTTAGTTGCTAGGCTGCACGGACACATGTCTGAGAGGTTTGCAGAGCCGCGTCCTGCCGAAATAACTGTATTTTGTGCAATAAAAATGGCCCATATTTGGGGTTTTTAAGTGATAATTGTATTTTGTGCAATTATAAATATCAAATAATACCCGTTTATTCCAAATGCCTCATTTTAAGTGCACACAGTGCAATTATTCTTCGGTTCGACGCAATATCTTGGATTAGAGCTGTATGAAATACAGTTAAATACAAAGCGAACTTAAGAATCTTTTCCCGTGAACCCAACTAAACTTATTTTATGGTATTCACCGGTTTACATTATCTAGTTCTTAAGTTCAGCTTGCACAGTTTATAGACGTTTGCGTTTGTAAAAGGTGATGAACGCTGCTGCAAGCAGAAGCACAACGATGGACACGCCGGTTGTGATGGCCTCGCTTGTGCTGCCCTGTTGCTGCGCACCGCCAGCTCCGCCAAACTCGCCGCCGCCCATACCGCCACCGCCAAAGCCACCACCGCCGAAGCCGCCGGTCATATCACCGCCAGGACCGTTGCCGCCTTGAAGCATCGCCGGTCCGCCCATGGCACCCGGCGCACCGCCTTGCGCGGCCTGCCCGTCTGCCGGAACTTGCCCCGGTGCAACCGCGCCGATGGCGCCTTGCCCCGGAGCCGCCGCGCCGTTGGCGCCTTGCCCGGGTGCCGCTGCGCCGATGGCACCTTGCCCGGTCGCCGCCGCGCCGATGGCGCCTTGCCCCGGAGCCGTCGCGCCGATGGCGCCTTGCCCCGGAGCCGCTGCGCCGTTGGCGCCTTGCCCGGAAGCCGCCGCACCAGCGCCATTCGCACCCGTTGGCGCCTGCCCGCCTGCGCCGCCAAAGCCGCCGCCTGGACCACCGCCCATGCCGCTTCCCGTTCCGTCACCGGAGGAAGGAAGGGTGCCGTCCAGCTGCTGGGAGACCGAACTGGCCATGGTGGACATGAAGGTCTCCACGGAGGTAATTCCGCTCTCGTATTGCTCGAATGTGTAGAAGGTGGATGGATCAGCCTTCACGTAGCTGGAGATCATCGTGTCCAGCTCCTGAATCCGCGCCTTGAACGTATCGTTCTGCAGATAACCATCCAGCATTTCGCGGATCATCTCATGATATTTCGTCTTGTATTCCTCGTTCGCCAGCAGCTTGGCCACCAGCGGACGTTCGGCAAGAGCGCCTTGGGTTGGTTCGTCAATCAGCACATCCGAGCCGCCCATCCCGCCAAAAGCCATATTATAATCCCAAGGCAGGATCGAGAAGATTCCTTCATCTTCATAGAGGTAATAATTCTGCTTGTTTCCTCCAAGGTAGCTGTCCATATTGCCAGTCACGGCATTCAGTGCAATATACCCCAAAGCATCGTCGATATCGATATACTTCTCATAGTCGGTGCCGTTGTTCAGTTCATCCAGCATGTCGACCACAATGTCATCGTTTGATTTTTCGGACTTCAGCTCAAGTCCCGTGTAGAGTGAAGCATCGTCGCCGAGCCAGGTCAAATCACTGCCTTGGCCGGTCATTACACCTTTATATAACGCACCATAGGAATTACCGAAGTTGCGCTCCAGATAGGCGTCGCCGATCTGTTCCACCGCGAGATAGAAACCCTTCAGTTCATCGTTGACGTAGACGTTGACGAAGGAGTATTTCGGTGTCGGAAGACCGATGCTCTCCGCCAGCTCATAGGTCAGAAACTCCCGCATATAGGAGGCATCGCTGTAGTTGTTGTTGAGGTTGATTTTGGTAATGCCGAATAAATTCTGGTTCACATACTCGTCAAAAGAAATCTTGAAGCTGTAACGGTCGGAGTCCGCCATCTGCACAACACTGCGCAGGCTTAAGTTGCCTTTGGTCCGCACGGCCACATTGTCCATTTTGATCCCGTTGTATTCCACGGAGGCTGTCTTGTATTCCTCGGCGCTGGCATTGTCCAGCATATCCTGGAAATCATCCGGGTCCAGGGTGATTTTAACATCAACAACCTTGTCCTTCGGGAACACCTCCGTATCCAGACTTTGTTCCTCGCTTGATACCGCTTTTTCCTGCGTATCCGTAATACTGTTATTGTCCGCAGAAGGATTTGCAATCTGACAACCCGCCATAGCGATAACCAGCAGCAGGCAACAAAGAATCAGCAGGGTCAGCTTACCGCGTGCTTTCATCTTCAGCACCGCCTTTCCTCATTGAATATTCTGTTGCTTCCATAAGGCCGGGACTTAAGATACATAGTCGCCGCTATAGCTGATCAGCAAGGCGTTTTTGACACCTGCAATATCGGAGACGGTGTTTACAAAGCCGCCTTCCTTGTCGTCCAGACGCAGCTCAAGCGTAAGCTCGATATTGCCTGCGGTTACGGTTTTTTGCTTGATGTTGTAACGTTTTACGGCTTTGTTCAGATGGCTGTGCACCTCACGTTCGCTGTCATCGCCTTCACAGTTAAGCACCAGCAGGTACGGAGTTTCGACTGAAGAATGTTTAATGAACAGGAAGAGAATCAGACCGATAATGATCGAGCCGATAATCGCCAGCGTGAAAAATCCTGCACCGGTAACGATCCCTGCAACGGCTGCCCAGAACAGGAAAATCAGATCCGTTGGATCTTTGATCGGCGTTCTGAAACGGACGATGGACAAAGCGCCGACCATACCGAGCGAGAGCACAAGGTTGGAGTTGATGGCGATAATGACAGTTGCGGTGATCATAGTCATGCCCATCAGGGACACGTTGAAGCTTTTGGAGTATAATACGCCGCTGAACACACGTTTGTAGAGCAGGTAGATGAAGAATCCGATCAGAAAAGCGACGCCGAGCGTGATCAGGATTTTGGAGATGCTGATATCGGAAACGAAGTTGTCTACGACCGAATTTTTAATCATATCGGAAAAAGTTGTGGCCGTATCGTTTTCTTGCCCTGCGGTTGCAGCTATAGTCTGCGTGGCCGTGGCTGCCCCCAGTGTGGATAAAATGCTCATTAATAATCCTCCCAAGTATTGGTTTTTAGAAATTTGCGGCAAATGACGTATTTCGAAGCGGATTGCCGGTTTAAACCGTTTAGCTGCAGCGCAATTTTGATGTACTCCGGTATGTATTCATCAAATTTGACCTCGAAAATAATGAAGTTCTCATCAAGCGCCCGGACCGGCTGAAGCTCTTTATCAAAAATGTCCGTCTCATGCAGTCCCGTACGCAGCTCCTTGTCGAAAGTGATCCGCACATTGCCGTTATGGCAGACGTAAGGCTCGCGGACATAATCGACGATCACTTTGGGACGCAGCAAATTGTGGCGCATCTGGTTATAGAGCTCCATAAACAAAGGACTTTGCGGAACGTTCAGCACCTCGTAATTGCCGGCCATGATCTGATCATACATTTCGCGGGTCAGCGGTTCCTTGATCTTGGCGATGTAGTCGTCCATTTTGATTTTTTTCTCAAAGTGTATGACATCGTCCTGTACGTTGTAGATGCGGATCCGGTATTTGGCGCGTTCTCTAAGTCCGCCCAGCTTGTCCGAAAGGGCCGAATTGTTAATATCATCAAAATACAGGCTGCGGATATGGTACTCCCCACTGTCGTTCGCGTTCTGATCGGTATCTATCAAGCTCTGCAGCCGCTGCCGCAAAATAAGGTATTGATGATAGTTAATGAAAAATTTCAATTCATGCCGGAATTGCAGCTTCTTATTCATCTCACACCCCATTTCTCACTCAAAAGTTTGGCTTTGGTCACCGCTGCGCCTAAAGCTTGCTACTGAACCCATATTAAGTGACGGACCTTATGATTTTCTTAAATCTGCCTGAACGTTAGCTGAAAGTTATTACATTGCGTTAACAAATGACGCCGTTATGTGAGGTTTTAGGGAGGGTTATTTGACTTCTGTCTATGAGGGAGGCTATCTTTTATAGACAGAAAGCTAGAATCCGGACTGTTGTTTATTGGAAATCAAGCGATGAGGGAGGGATGGGCATGAAGGATTTTAAAGTGTTGATTATTGTTGTTATCATCGTAGCTGTATTGGTCTTGCTGGCCCTTGGCCTGGAATGGCTTAAATCGGAGCGGACTGCCCGACCTGGAGAAAGCAGTGCTCCGTATGATCTGGTCACTACCTTTAAGGAAGATGCGGAGACCAGCCGTGCGTTCACCTGGTTTACCGGAGATCCGGGCGCGGAGGGACGGCTTGAGGTTGTGAAAGGAAAAAGCGCCGCATTTACAGCAGGAAATGTTGTCAAGGTGCAGGCTATAGACAGCGTGATCAAAACAGATGATGGCAAAAGAGGCGTACATAAAGCTGAAGTGACCGGGCTTGAGCCGGGAACGCTGTATACCTACAGGGCAGGCAGCGGGAAAGAAGGCGAATGGAGCACAGCAGCTACGTTCACCACGGCGGAAGCGGACAGCGAGAGCGTAACCTTTATCAATGTAACCGATTCGCAAGGGGAGACGGCGGCAGATTTCAAATTATGGGGCAATACGCTGGACAAGGCGTTCCAGACCTTCCCGGCGGCAAAGTTTATCGTACATAACGGGGATTTGACGGAAGAGCCGGAGGATTCAGGTGCATGGGATGACTTTTTCGGCAATGTGCAGGGGTGGGTGCCGGGCATTCCGCTGATGCCTGTCACCGGCAACCATGATGAGGTCGACGGGCAGGCAGCAAGCTTTACTTCGCATTTCAACCTTCCGGATAACGGTGACCCGGAATCCATTGCCGGAACCTCATATTCTTTTGATTATGGACCTGTGCATGTGACGGTGCTGAATACGGAGAGCCACCTGAAGAGCCAGGCCAAGTGGCTGAAGAAGGATCTGGCCCTTACAGATAAACCGTGGAAAATCGTAGCGCTGCACCGTCCGGCATATGGCGGGAACATGTATAAGAAGCTGGAGGACTGGACAGAGATATTTGACAAGTATAGGGTTGATCTGGTGCTCCAGGGACATAATCATGAATATTCCAGATCATATCCGCTGCTTGCCGGAAAAGTCGTCCCGCAGGGCGGGAATTCTGCAGGTACCGGAGGAGGAACGGTGTACGTGGTGACCAACGCCTCCGGCGCAAAATTCAACGAGAAGAAAGAGGATCAGTACTATCATCAGGTTCATTTCCAGAACAATAAGCAGATGTACGCCGGAATTACGGTCAGCGGAAATACATTGAGCTATCAGGCCTATGATGTGGATGGCAACAAACTCGACGAGTTTCTGCTGAAGCATTAAGATAGTAAGACTCTTCTGACATTCCGTCAGGAGAGTTTTTTACTATAAATGTAATAATTAGTGTGAAAATGGTACGATAACAGAAGACGGAATTCTCCAAGTTTGAACCATTTTCCCTCACTATGAATCCTGCTTACACTCTATAATGAAAGCGTTAACAAAGTAAAGCAATCATAGGAGGCGTGGTTCGTGATTCGTAACCGTATCCGAAGAATGGGATTAATTGTCCTGCTGGCCGCGATGTCTAGCTCTTTGTTTACCGCCTTTCCGGCGGCTGCCCATGCTGCTGCAAGTGAAGCTTACAACTGGAAAAGTGTCGTCACCGGTGCGGGCGGAGGGTTTGTGCCGGGCATTATTTTTAACCAAACTGAACCGAATCTGATCTATGCGCGTACCGACATCGGGGGCGCCTACCGCTGGAATCAGGCCACTGGCAGCTGGATTTCCATCAGTGATGCCGTGGGCTGGGTCGACTGGAACAAGAACGGGGTGGATGCGCTGGCTACAGACCCTGTCGATCCGGACAAAGTATACATGGCTACCGGCACGTACACGAACCACTGGGATGACAACGGGCAGATTATGCGTTCCAGCGACCGGGGCAATACGTGGCAGACGACAGCGCTGCCGTTCAAGGTTGGCGGCAATATGCCCGGCCGTTCGGCCGGTGAGCGTCTGGTTATCGACCCCAATAAGAACAACATCCTGTTCTTCGGGGCACGCAGCGGCAACGGGTTGTGGAAAAGTACGGACTCGGGAGTAACCTGGTCCAAAGTAAGCTCTTTTCCTAATGTAGGCACTTATATTCAGAACCCGACGCTCGATTATGGCAATGACCTCGTCGGATTATCCTGGATTACTTTTGACAAAAGCACAGGCACACCCGGCAGTGCTACGGGAACGATTTATGTCGGCGTAGCGGATACGGCAAGCAGCGTGTACCGCAGCACCGACGGCGGCGTTACCTGGTCCGCGCTTCCCGGACAGCCCACCGGTTTTCTGCCTCATCATGGCGTGCTTTCCTCAACCGGGGATCTGTACATTACGTACAGCAATGGCGTAGGACCCTATGACGGCAGCAAAGGTGAAGTCTGGAAATTTAATAAAACCAGCGGTGCCTGGACGAA carries:
- a CDS encoding sensor histidine kinase; the protein is MVGIWEIVRHQFLMPYISMDMGNYLTPVLVFLFSIVLLLPLFSLLERNQRELEQERAVKTAMEAREGLAKELHDGMAQSLFLLSVRIERLEQNRRNGEVSGESIEQIKKTVHEVNSYVRQAIANLKVPVSVVQNFTLEQSVKEQLAQMASEVMIEVSLDWSLDDEALTSAEKAELLSCIREAIINVRKHTRAGKVAISGQGGRERWRVAVTDDGAGILHEDPFAVSGSYGLQIMRERAERMGWRLSLGSDAAGTLVEITKGGDAE
- a CDS encoding response regulator, yielding MNRCRVLVVDDHAHAREAMCEILAMDERFEVIGAVASGAEAMVWTAQWMPDLILIDIEMPGMDGLETTRRIKLEYPYVKIVIVTVSDEISYLFEALKQGAQGYLLKNLAPSTWIEYLLAIVSEEVPLSRELAIQILKEFAVTSVKEEREALTAREKEILGCVSSGSTNREIAAELGISEHTVKNHLKNILQKLQLQNRTQLTRYALEQGLASRERDFPRKPQR
- a CDS encoding YcnI family copper-binding membrane protein, translating into MNKMLRKLMTLAAPSVAALMLFAAVASAHVTVAPAESSTGAWETYTLKVPSEKDIATVQVDLRIPEGAEFKQYEATPGWNVTIDGNKVSWTATGEGIQAGQFQRFYFTAKNPDAAGDIAWNAYQHYADGSLVQWSGEEGSETPHSVTSIVQSSGNGDSHSHGSADMDDSMSMDEHKAIVEDLDKSSGTSPLLYIALGISLLSFLLAAISLLRGRKE
- a CDS encoding CotH kinase family protein — translated: MKARGKLTLLILCCLLLVIAMAGCQIANPSADNNSITDTQEKAVSSEEQSLDTEVFPKDKVVDVKITLDPDDFQDMLDNASAEEYKTASVEYNGIKMDNVAVRTKGNLSLRSVVQMADSDRYSFKISFDEYVNQNLFGITKINLNNNYSDASYMREFLTYELAESIGLPTPKYSFVNVYVNDELKGFYLAVEQIGDAYLERNFGNSYGALYKGVMTGQGSDLTWLGDDASLYTGLELKSEKSNDDIVVDMLDELNNGTDYEKYIDIDDALGYIALNAVTGNMDSYLGGNKQNYYLYEDEGIFSILPWDYNMAFGGMGGSDVLIDEPTQGALAERPLVAKLLANEEYKTKYHEMIREMLDGYLQNDTFKARIQELDTMISSYVKADPSTFYTFEQYESGITSVETFMSTMASSVSQQLDGTLPSSGDGTGSGMGGGPGGGFGGAGGQAPTGANGAGAAASGQGANGAAAPGQGAIGATAPGQGAIGAAATGQGAIGAAAPGQGANGAAAPGQGAIGAVAPGQVPADGQAAQGGAPGAMGGPAMLQGGNGPGGDMTGGFGGGGFGGGGMGGGEFGGAGGAQQQGSTSEAITTGVSIVVLLLAAAFITFYKRKRL
- a CDS encoding DUF4956 domain-containing protein, whose translation is MIKNSVVDNFVSDISISKILITLGVAFLIGFFIYLLYKRVFSGVLYSKSFNVSLMGMTMITATVIIAINSNLVLSLGMVGALSIVRFRTPIKDPTDLIFLFWAAVAGIVTGAGFFTLAIIGSIIIGLILFLFIKHSSVETPYLLVLNCEGDDSEREVHSHLNKAVKRYNIKQKTVTAGNIELTLELRLDDKEGGFVNTVSDIAGVKNALLISYSGDYVS
- a CDS encoding polyphosphate polymerase domain-containing protein, with amino-acid sequence MNKKLQFRHELKFFINYHQYLILRQRLQSLIDTDQNANDSGEYHIRSLYFDDINNSALSDKLGGLRERAKYRIRIYNVQDDVIHFEKKIKMDDYIAKIKEPLTREMYDQIMAGNYEVLNVPQSPLFMELYNQMRHNLLRPKVIVDYVREPYVCHNGNVRITFDKELRTGLHETDIFDKELQPVRALDENFIIFEVKFDEYIPEYIKIALQLNGLNRQSASKYVICRKFLKTNTWEDY
- a CDS encoding purple acid phosphatase family protein gives rise to the protein MKDFKVLIIVVIIVAVLVLLALGLEWLKSERTARPGESSAPYDLVTTFKEDAETSRAFTWFTGDPGAEGRLEVVKGKSAAFTAGNVVKVQAIDSVIKTDDGKRGVHKAEVTGLEPGTLYTYRAGSGKEGEWSTAATFTTAEADSESVTFINVTDSQGETAADFKLWGNTLDKAFQTFPAAKFIVHNGDLTEEPEDSGAWDDFFGNVQGWVPGIPLMPVTGNHDEVDGQAASFTSHFNLPDNGDPESIAGTSYSFDYGPVHVTVLNTESHLKSQAKWLKKDLALTDKPWKIVALHRPAYGGNMYKKLEDWTEIFDKYRVDLVLQGHNHEYSRSYPLLAGKVVPQGGNSAGTGGGTVYVVTNASGAKFNEKKEDQYYHQVHFQNNKQMYAGITVSGNTLSYQAYDVDGNKLDEFLLKH